In Dromaius novaehollandiae isolate bDroNov1 chromosome 29, bDroNov1.hap1, whole genome shotgun sequence, the DNA window GGacgaagcggcggcggcggctcggtcCGGGGGCATCACAGCCCCTGTGGcaccagcagcggcagcaggagGCTGACGAAGGCGAAGGGGCTGCTGCCCCGCATGGCCGAGTTCTGCCCCACGCTGCGCAGCACGTGGGCGGCCGCGTCGTCTGCGGGGAGAGCGGTGCCGTGAGCGTCCCCGAAGGTCGGGCCGAGCCCCGGGGGCCGGAGCAGCCCCGCCGACAGCCCGCCCGTGGCCCCGGCGCCGTGCCGAGCCGGCGGCCACCCCCCGCCTACCTGCCTGGATCCTGCCCTTGGGCGTCGCAGCCGGGACAGGCGGCGCCTGAGCTGGGGAGCAAAGGGAGAGGGGCAGGTgaagggctgccgagccccgctCCCGCCTTGCCGCCGGCGCCTTCCCGGCCGGAGTGCCCAGGCCCCGCGAGACCGGTAGCGCCAGGCACCTTTGGGCCCAGCCAGGGAGGGCGGCACGGAGAAGCCGGCTCCCCGCAGATACTCACTGGCTTTGCCGGCCACCGTCACCTTCAGCTTGAGGCAGGTCTCCCCGTGGTGGTGGATCGGCTTGGCTGGAAGCGAGAGAGGCGGGTTAGGAGCAGCgacggcggccgggggggggaggcggcagggCCCCCGTGCCAAGGTGGGGGCCGCCCAGCCCTGGCACTCACAGATGTAGTAGTAGCTGTGTCCCTCCTTGAACTCCTTGCCCAGCGTGAAGGGGGTGAAGCGCTGGAACTTCTCTGAGAACTTCTCGGGGCCGTGCAGGGCGCTGGGCTTGTT includes these proteins:
- the EFNA1 gene encoding ephrin-A1 codes for the protein MERLRLPGLPLPGLPLLLALCGAAAERHTVFWNSSNPKFLWSDYTVEVRLNDYLDIICPHYEAGSAAPHAMERYTLYLVEREDYAACKPRSKEQIRWECNKPSALHGPEKFSEKFQRFTPFTLGKEFKEGHSYYYISKPIHHHGETCLKLKVTVAGKATQAPPVPAATPKGRIQADDAAAHVLRSVGQNSAMRGSSPFAFVSLLLPLLVPQGL